The genomic region CGGCAATTCCACCTAAATTCTTTCGATATAAAAAAGTTTGAGCCTCTTCAAACAATTCTTGTTTGGCAACCATCACCCCTCCAATCACCGTGCCGTGACCGCCCATATATTTAGTGGATGAATGAACGGTAACATCCGCTCCCAACTCCAGAGGTTGAATGTGGTACGGAGTGGCAAAGGTATTATCAACCATTAGCAAGGCTCCATGAGATTCAGCCAGTTGCGAGATCGCTTTGATATCCGAGATCTTCAAAGTTGGATTAGCAATACTTTCCAGATAAATAAGCTTTGTCTCAGGATGTTTTTTTAACTCCATTTCTACCATAAACAAATCTGAGGTATCCACAAAAGAAACAGAAATTCCCATCCCGGGAGCTTCCTCTTTCAAAAATTGAGAGGTACACCCGTAGAGATCATTTTGAGCAATAACATGCCCGCCTTTAGCCATGCTAATAATTCCTGTTGTGATCGCTGCCATCCCACTTCCAAATGCCATCCCCTGGTAACTTTCAGGGGCTTGTAAACTGTATGTCTCCAGAGCACAAACGGCTCGTTCCAATTCCTCTACGGTGGGATTTCCCAATCGTGAATACACATGACTTGCCCCACCCTCTTCATGCCGAAATGCTTTAGCTCCGGATTCTACATCCTCAAATACATAAGTTGAAGTTTGGTAGATAGGGGTAGTATGAGCTCCATATTGGTCTTTATTACCTTTTCCGCCATGAATGGCTACTGATTCGAATGTAGGCTTGATCTTAGTCTTCATGATATACGGGGATTGGAGATTGCTCTTTAATGGTATTTAGTACAATACTTGTATGTAAGCGTTCAACATCGGGTAGTGTCGTAAGCTTATTACGCATCAGCTGTTCATAGTCTTTGGTATCTTTAGCTACCACGTGCAACAGGAAATCACCGTCACCGGTGGTATGGTAGCATGCCAATATTTCGGGAATTTCCTGAATAGCAGAAGTAAACTCCTTTAACAGATTAAGCTGATGTACTTTTAATGTTACCTTCACAAATGCTGTAAAACCACGTCCAATAGATTCCTTATTCACTTTGGCGGAATAACCTTCAATAACGCCTTCTCGCTCAAGTCGCCGCACCCTCTCAAGTGTTGGAGTAGTGGTGAGCCCAATCCGTTTGGCTAGCTCATTATTGGCTATTCTTCCTTCCTCCTGAAGTATTTGGATAATATTTTTATCAACAGAGTCGAGATTGGAAAGAGTCATGACAAAATGATTAACTGAGCTGTTAAACCATTATAATCAACTGTCCTTTAAATATCCATTTTTAAAGCTTAATTATTATGTTTAAGCATTATTAAAAGAATAATATTCTTTATTATTCTTTTAATAGGAATATTATTCTATCTCAGATGTCAGTTTTTTAAAAAACATCCTCATCCAATCAGTACAACTTGTAAATCCATTAGATTATTCCCGGTATGACCGGTTCTAAGAAGGGTATTCATTTTTTCATGGAAGTGATATGAATCGTTTTGCTGGAGATAATCTTCCGGGCTTAATTTAAGTTTTCGCGCTTTCAGTGTTGTTTCTGAATTTACAATCGCTCCCGCAGCATCAGTCGGACCATCAATACCATCCGTTGCAAAACTCAGAAGGGAAATAGCATGCTGTCCTTCTACAGAAATAGCTGCATTCAAAGCTAATTCCTGGTTTCTCCCTCCTTTTCCGTCACCGGTTACATCTACGGTGCTCTCTCCAAAATAAATCAGACCAGCCGGTGCTTTAAGACCTGATTTCTTGCTTAAAACTGAAATGGCATCACTGCATATATCTTTAGATATTTTTTTGACACTTATATTATATGCCTTGGAAGCTACCTGAGTGTTAAACCCTTTTTTCACTAAAAATTTCCCAACATTTTCAGCCAGAATATTAGCCCCTGAAATCACTTTCAAATGATGATTTTTCCATTCCTGATGGCCGGGCTTAGGATTTTCATCAACATCACCATGCATCCCTTTTGAAAGATAAATACGAATAGAATGAGGCACTTCTTCCCATAACCTATATTTCTTAAGAATCTGAAATGCCGCTTTAAATGTAGAAGAATCGGGTACTGTAGGCCCGCTCCCTATGATTTCCGGGTCGTCACCAGGCACATCAGAAAGTACAATAGAGATTAAATTATTGTCAGAAAGAAGTTGCCCTAATTTCCCACCCGAGGTTTCAGAAAGGTGTTTTCGGACCGCATTTACTTCATGAATAGAAGCACCCGAATTTAACAGGAGTTTATAGGTTTTTCTTAATTCGTCAAGCTCAATTCCGTTTGCAGGAATACAAAACAATGAAGATGCTCCTCCTGATAAGCAAAACACGACGGTATCCTCCTTTGGTATCCGTCTGGCGAGTTTCCATAATTCATAAGATGCTGAAACTGAATCTTGGTATGGATAGGGATGAGTACCGGTAAAAACCTGAATTCGGTCTAATTTATGTGTTTTGTTTGGGGATATTATAATCCCGTCTTTTATGGCTGAACCAAAATGCTCTTCAAGCTGATAGGCCATTTCTACCGAAGCTTTTCCAGCTCCTAACACCCAAATTTTTTCCGATGTTTCTAAACCGGAGAAAAAAGACGACAAATTCATTTCGAAGAAACCATTCGAAATGAATTTATCAACTACTTCTTCCAAAATTAAATGTTGCTTATGCAGCTTTTCTTTCATGAAGTGCTCTTCTTTTATCAATAATTGAAAATATCAGACTAAAATAATCGAAACGTCACTGAATAGAACTTTTCATGGCCTGGCAATAAAATTGGTTCCCAACGAGTTCATTTTAGTGCTTTAATTATTTGTTTCTTAACTTGTCTAATTCTGTATACTACTTTTGGTTAAAGTCACTTATATAACAACAAATATCATAAATCTACATTTCTGGATGCGACTCTTAAAATATACTGTTTTTGGTTTTATTTTTATGCTTTTTAGCCTTCCTCTCTTAGCTCAGGATGTTGGCATTGACTTTGAAAATATTCGGGTTGATGATTTAAGTGATAATCAGATTGTTCAGCTTTATGAGCGCATGCAAGAAAGAGGTTTGACGATTTCCGATGTGGAAACTTTGGCAATTGCACGAGGCATGGATCCTGCAGAGGTAAGCAAGCTAAGGAGAAGAATTAATGAAGTTAGAAATTCTTCCCGACAGAACGATGATCAGCAAACAGGAGATCGTCGCACAAGGACTCAACAGGGAAAAAGTGGGCAACCCACTGAATTATCATCTTACCGCTCCGTAAGAGTTGACACCCTTGGTATGCTTCTCAGTCAGGAAGAGCCGGACTCTTCTACCGTTTTTGGGTCCGATATTTTCACCAATGAATATCTCACTTTTGAGCCTTCCATGAACATCCCTACCCCGACAAATTATGTCTTGGGTCCGGGTGATGAATTAATCATAGATGTTTGGGGGGCTTCAGAAAACACCTATCAACTTAATATAAACCCGGAAGGTGCTGTTAATATCAGTAATATCGGACCGGTTTTTGTAAATGGTTTGACCATTGAAGAAGCTCGACAAAGATTAACCAATGAATTAGCTTCCATTTATTCCGGGCTGCGCGGTGAAAATAAAAACACCTATGTTCAAATTTCTTTAGGTAATGTCCGGAGTATAAAGGTGAGTATTGTAGGTGAAGTAAAAGTGCCCGGAACTTACACCTTGTCGTCATTGTCTTCTGTCTTTAATGCTTTATACGCTGCCGGCGGCCCCAGTAAAGACGGAACTTATCGTTCTATAAAAGTTCTGAGAAACGGTGATGTTTACAAGGAAGTAGACTTGTATAACTTTTTAGCATCGGGTGATTTGTCAGATAATATCAACTTACAGGATCAGGATATTATCAAAGTTGATCCCTACATAAATCGTATTTCTGTAAAAGGAGAGGCTAAAAATATTGGTCTTTTTGAAACAGTTGAAGGGGAAACGTTCAATGATCTTTTAGACTATTTCGGAGGATTTACTCAAAATGCTTATACAAAAAGAATAAAAGTAGAACGTAAAACTGATACCGAGAAAAAAATTGTAGACATTCAGTATCCGGATCAAGGTAATACGGTACTAAAATCCGGGGACGTCATTACCATTCAAAAGGTTTTAGACCGATACGAAAATAAAATTGAAATAGAAGGGGCTGTTTTCAGGCCGGGAATTTATGAACTTGAACAAAACCCTACCCTTTATACATTGATAAACAATGCAGAAGGCCTTATGGGAGATGCGTTTTTAGAGCGTGCCGTGATTTACAGAACCCGACCGGATTACACTATTGAGGCTATTCCCGTAAACCTTAATGCTTTAATGGCCGATTCTTCCTCTAATGATGTGAAGCTTGTTAAAGATGACAGAATCAGAATTTCTTCTATTTTTGATCTGCGTGAATTAAGAACGGTTACAATTAGCGGTTCTGTGTTAAGTCCTGGATCTTATCGATTTGTAGAAAACAGTTCGTTGAAGGATTTGATATTTGAAGCTGATGGTTTCAGAGACGAAGCCGCCCCTTACAATATCGAAATTGCACGCCGCATAGAAGATGACCGTTCAGGAACAATTCAAAATGAAATTGCCGAAATCATTACGGTAAGCATTGAAAACGGGTTACAATATTCTTCTGAACTTGAAGAAATTAAATTGCAGCCATTCGATCAGGTTTTTGTTCGCAAATCTCCTTCTTACGAAGTCCAACAAACTGTTCGTATAACCGGAGAGGTCATGTATCCGGGAGAGTATGCTTTAAGTACGCGAGACTTCCGACTCAGCGACCTTCTTGATAAAAGCGGGGGACTCACAAGGTTTGCTTATCCTGAAGGGGCTTCACTTACCCGTCAATTTGATACCGATATCGATAAGTTAGAGCTTAATATTGAAGACTCGGTTACCACACAACGGGTGGAATCACTTTCCCAGGTAGGCATCAAGCTCCAAGAAGTACTCAACAATCCAGATTCAGAATTTGATATGCTGCTTCAGCCGGGTGATGTCATTGAAGTTCCAAAAAGGCTTCAAACCGTCCAAATCAGGGGAGAAGTCCTATACCCCATCAATGCCCGTTTTGATGATTCACGATCATTTAGAAACTACGTCAGTGCCGCCGGTGGGTTTACAGAACAAGCGAATACCCGTCGCGCATATATCGTTTATGCAAATGGAGAAGTGGACAGAACCAAGAAGTTCCTATTTTTTAAATCTTATCCGGATGTAAAACCGGGGTCAATACTTATAATTCCTCCAAAAGAAAAACAAGCACGTTTATCACCTCAGGAGCGAATTGCTATTTTATCTACCATAGTGTCCATGGCTGCCATCGTAACGAATACCTTATTTCAGATAAGAAGAAATAACTAATTGAAAAGGAAATCACAGATTCGTGGCTTTAATACCTCAATAAATTATATCTGTGATTTCCTTTCTTCTCTAATAAATTAGTTGGTACGGTCATTTCATGTGTTCGGAAACTTCTTTGGGAGGAGCTCCATCCCCAAAAGGCTTACTCGGTGTTTCATT from Gracilimonas sp. harbors:
- a CDS encoding DUF4147 domain-containing protein, coding for MKEKLHKQHLILEEVVDKFISNGFFEMNLSSFFSGLETSEKIWVLGAGKASVEMAYQLEEHFGSAIKDGIIISPNKTHKLDRIQVFTGTHPYPYQDSVSASYELWKLARRIPKEDTVVFCLSGGASSLFCIPANGIELDELRKTYKLLLNSGASIHEVNAVRKHLSETSGGKLGQLLSDNNLISIVLSDVPGDDPEIIGSGPTVPDSSTFKAAFQILKKYRLWEEVPHSIRIYLSKGMHGDVDENPKPGHQEWKNHHLKVISGANILAENVGKFLVKKGFNTQVASKAYNISVKKISKDICSDAISVLSKKSGLKAPAGLIYFGESTVDVTGDGKGGRNQELALNAAISVEGQHAISLLSFATDGIDGPTDAAGAIVNSETTLKARKLKLSPEDYLQQNDSYHFHEKMNTLLRTGHTGNNLMDLQVVLIG
- a CDS encoding Lrp/AsnC family transcriptional regulator translates to MTLSNLDSVDKNIIQILQEEGRIANNELAKRIGLTTTPTLERVRRLEREGVIEGYSAKVNKESIGRGFTAFVKVTLKVHQLNLLKEFTSAIQEIPEILACYHTTGDGDFLLHVVAKDTKDYEQLMRNKLTTLPDVERLHTSIVLNTIKEQSPIPVYHED
- a CDS encoding PLP-dependent aspartate aminotransferase family protein, producing the protein MKTKIKPTFESVAIHGGKGNKDQYGAHTTPIYQTSTYVFEDVESGAKAFRHEEGGASHVYSRLGNPTVEELERAVCALETYSLQAPESYQGMAFGSGMAAITTGIISMAKGGHVIAQNDLYGCTSQFLKEEAPGMGISVSFVDTSDLFMVEMELKKHPETKLIYLESIANPTLKISDIKAISQLAESHGALLMVDNTFATPYHIQPLELGADVTVHSSTKYMGGHGTVIGGVMVAKQELFEEAQTFLYRKNLGGIAGPMDAWLTTNGLKTLPLRMKQHNKNAMKVAHWLEAHPKVDHVFYPGLKSHPQHNLASSIMKNGFGGMITFELKGGFDAGISLMNNVKLCSLAVSLGAVDSLIQHPASMTHSIVDEEIKKAAGITDGLVRLSVGIEGVEDIIADLEQAMSNS
- a CDS encoding SLBB domain-containing protein, whose amino-acid sequence is MRLLKYTVFGFIFMLFSLPLLAQDVGIDFENIRVDDLSDNQIVQLYERMQERGLTISDVETLAIARGMDPAEVSKLRRRINEVRNSSRQNDDQQTGDRRTRTQQGKSGQPTELSSYRSVRVDTLGMLLSQEEPDSSTVFGSDIFTNEYLTFEPSMNIPTPTNYVLGPGDELIIDVWGASENTYQLNINPEGAVNISNIGPVFVNGLTIEEARQRLTNELASIYSGLRGENKNTYVQISLGNVRSIKVSIVGEVKVPGTYTLSSLSSVFNALYAAGGPSKDGTYRSIKVLRNGDVYKEVDLYNFLASGDLSDNINLQDQDIIKVDPYINRISVKGEAKNIGLFETVEGETFNDLLDYFGGFTQNAYTKRIKVERKTDTEKKIVDIQYPDQGNTVLKSGDVITIQKVLDRYENKIEIEGAVFRPGIYELEQNPTLYTLINNAEGLMGDAFLERAVIYRTRPDYTIEAIPVNLNALMADSSSNDVKLVKDDRIRISSIFDLRELRTVTISGSVLSPGSYRFVENSSLKDLIFEADGFRDEAAPYNIEIARRIEDDRSGTIQNEIAEIITVSIENGLQYSSELEEIKLQPFDQVFVRKSPSYEVQQTVRITGEVMYPGEYALSTRDFRLSDLLDKSGGLTRFAYPEGASLTRQFDTDIDKLELNIEDSVTTQRVESLSQVGIKLQEVLNNPDSEFDMLLQPGDVIEVPKRLQTVQIRGEVLYPINARFDDSRSFRNYVSAAGGFTEQANTRRAYIVYANGEVDRTKKFLFFKSYPDVKPGSILIIPPKEKQARLSPQERIAILSTIVSMAAIVTNTLFQIRRNN